The DNA region GGGTTTTTAGAAGCCTTACCCTGGGGAATATTCTTTCTTGCACTGATTGGAATACTTTACCTTACGCGGCCACCTATGTTTATATGGGTAGGGGTTATTTTGGCTAATCTTTTCACCTCCACCATTACCACTGTCGTATGGAGTTCAGTGCTTAAAGATTATCAGAAAATGAGAATCGTAAGTTTTATCAATCCCCAGGCGGATCCGTATGGAGCGGGGTATCAGGTGATCCAATCAATGGTTGCAGTTGGATCAGGAAATATTTTTGGAAAAGGATTTCTCCAGGGCACCCAGTCCCGTCTTTCATTTCTGCCCGAACAACACACCGATTTCATTTTCTCTGTTTTGGGAGAGCAGTTTGGAATTGTTGGCAGCACATTTGTTCTTCTGCTGTTTTTGTTTCTTATCATCCGGGGATTGATGATTACACTGTTTGTCCGAAACAGTTTCATTAATCTGCTGGCTGTAGGAGCTACATCTATACTGACCTTCCATGTTTTTGTCAATATAGGAATGGCTCTTGGAATAATGCCGGTAACAGGATTACCTTTACCGTTCCTAAGTTATGGTGGATCCTACACTATTACTGTTGCGGCTCTGATCGGGATATTGCTCAATGCAAAACTGACCAAACAGGATTTCTGAACTGCCGCCCGGAAGTAACAAACAAACCTTAGGAGTGTAACCCGTTTTACACTCCCTGACAGAGCAATTTAAAATATCTACCTAAATGATCTGTTGAATAACTATATTTTTTTAACTCTTTTGACTGCCAGGCCGTAATTCATGTTAACTGTTCTCATTCACATTTTATAATCGGAAACCGGTTTCTATGCACCCTACAATGATCAATATTTTCTCTCTGCCTATTCCCTCATATGGCCTTATGCTGGCGTTGTCATTCCTTCTGGGTATCTGGATAGCCACAAGGCGCGCAAAAAAAATGGGCCTTGATCCCGATGCCGTA from Chitinispirillum alkaliphilum includes:
- a CDS encoding Rod shape-determining protein RodA, producing the protein MDELKKKGSFDFSLFGSAILLWIIGIFMIFSATQIHETGPLAGIYKTQILWVFMALLIIMAIVSVPGRFIYSTSYLAYGATLVLLVLALTISTEVKGAGRWIPVGGFMIQPSEFAKVGLLLALAKYLSEKTVDLYKPSTFIIPGLLIVVPFALVMKQPDLGTALVFGAMSLPMFYWAGLPLLQVFFIISPVISLVLSAVPLLINYESGQAWGFLEALPWGIFFLALIGILYLTRPPMFIWVGVILANLFTSTITTVVWSSVLKDYQKMRIVSFINPQADPYGAGYQVIQSMVAVGSGNIFGKGFLQGTQSRLSFLPEQHTDFIFSVLGEQFGIVGSTFVLLLFLFLIIRGLMITLFVRNSFINLLAVGATSILTFHVFVNIGMALGIMPVTGLPLPFLSYGGSYTITVAALIGILLNAKLTKQDF